Proteins from a single region of Abyssalbus ytuae:
- the ppdK gene encoding pyruvate, phosphate dikinase, whose amino-acid sequence METLEKVRTRVYKFGGKKTDGDGSMKPLLGGKGANLAEMSRIGIPVPPGFTITTEACTEYNELGRKTLKELLKDEVESAVLGIEQMMKSKFGDVENPLLLSVRSGARVSMPGMMDTVLNLGLNDEVVAGLALKTNNERFAWDSYRRFIQMYGSVVMGVKPHNKEDLDPFEEIIDALKEKRGIDLDTDFTVADLKDLVYDFKNVVLKQTGKPFPTDPWEQLWGGIFAVFNSWNTERARYYRLINKIPNDWGTAVNVQTMVFGNMGLSSATGVAFTRDAATGENVFNGEYLINAQGEDVVAGVRTPQQITKLGSERWAKLATISEEDRVEKYPSLQELMPELYDELNEYQKKLETHFKDMQDLEFTIQEGKLWILQTRNGKRTGAAMVKIAIDSLKEGLIDDKTALLRIDPNKLDELLHPIFDTKSLKKSHVIAQGLPASPGAATGQIVFFADEAKKYKNSILTRIETSPEDLEGMNIARGILTTRGGMTSHAAVVARGMGKCCVSGAGSIQIDYKKRIMRANGKEFHEGDWISLDGATGNVYEGKVPTIEPELSGEFADIMKLSDKYIKMQVRTNADTPKDARVARSFGAQGIGLTRTEHMFFEVDRIKAMREMILADTVKARKQALSQLLPMQRSDFEGIFEAMEGLPVTIRLLDPPLHEFVPHQLVTQKELAEDMHISLEAVKSKIAELEEFNPMMGHRGCRLGNTYPEITEMQTRAIIEAALDVKEKGIITTPEIMVPLVGTVHEFTEQEKIIRNTAKQVFKERNDSVDFLVGTMIEIPRAALVADKIAEHAEFFSFGTNDLTQTTYGYSRDDSGKFLPVYIEKGILKEDPFEVLDQEGVGQLVNIGIERGRKTKPKLKVGICGEHGGEPKSVAFCHNQKMNYVSCSPYRVPIARVAAAQAAVRESLN is encoded by the coding sequence ATGGAAACGTTAGAGAAAGTTAGGACCCGAGTCTATAAATTCGGTGGGAAGAAAACCGATGGCGACGGCAGTATGAAACCTCTGTTAGGAGGAAAAGGAGCAAATTTGGCCGAAATGAGCCGTATTGGAATTCCAGTACCACCTGGATTTACAATAACAACTGAAGCTTGTACTGAATATAACGAATTGGGAAGAAAAACTTTAAAAGAACTTCTTAAAGACGAAGTTGAAAGTGCCGTATTAGGCATAGAACAAATGATGAAGAGTAAATTTGGTGATGTTGAAAATCCATTATTACTTTCAGTACGTTCCGGTGCCAGGGTTTCAATGCCCGGGATGATGGATACTGTACTAAATCTTGGTCTAAATGACGAAGTTGTTGCCGGCCTGGCCTTAAAAACTAATAACGAACGCTTTGCCTGGGATTCATACAGACGTTTTATTCAAATGTATGGTAGTGTTGTAATGGGAGTGAAACCTCATAACAAAGAAGATTTAGATCCATTTGAAGAAATTATTGATGCACTGAAAGAAAAAAGGGGAATAGACTTAGATACAGATTTTACTGTAGCCGATTTAAAAGATCTTGTTTACGATTTTAAAAACGTAGTTTTAAAACAAACCGGCAAACCATTTCCAACTGATCCATGGGAACAATTATGGGGAGGTATTTTTGCTGTATTTAACAGCTGGAATACAGAAAGAGCCAGATATTATCGCTTAATAAATAAAATACCTAATGATTGGGGTACTGCAGTAAATGTCCAAACAATGGTATTTGGTAATATGGGCTTAAGCTCTGCAACAGGAGTTGCGTTTACCCGTGATGCTGCCACAGGAGAAAATGTATTTAACGGAGAATATTTAATAAATGCACAAGGAGAAGATGTAGTTGCCGGAGTGAGAACTCCTCAACAAATTACAAAATTAGGTTCCGAACGTTGGGCAAAACTTGCTACAATAAGTGAAGAAGACCGGGTTGAAAAATATCCTTCTTTACAGGAACTTATGCCTGAGTTATATGATGAACTCAATGAGTATCAGAAAAAACTTGAAACCCACTTTAAAGACATGCAGGATCTTGAATTTACCATTCAGGAAGGTAAATTATGGATATTACAAACCCGGAATGGTAAACGTACAGGAGCTGCAATGGTTAAAATAGCAATTGATTCGCTCAAGGAAGGACTTATTGATGATAAAACTGCCCTTTTACGGATTGATCCTAATAAATTAGACGAATTATTGCACCCTATATTCGATACAAAATCCTTAAAAAAATCCCATGTCATAGCACAGGGGCTTCCTGCATCTCCCGGGGCAGCTACAGGTCAAATTGTATTCTTTGCCGATGAGGCTAAAAAATATAAAAATTCAATATTAACCCGTATCGAAACTTCACCCGAAGATTTAGAAGGGATGAATATAGCCCGTGGTATTTTAACAACCAGGGGAGGTATGACTTCTCACGCAGCAGTTGTTGCAAGAGGAATGGGTAAATGTTGTGTTTCCGGAGCAGGATCTATACAAATAGATTATAAAAAACGGATAATGAGGGCTAATGGTAAGGAGTTTCATGAAGGAGACTGGATTTCATTAGACGGAGCCACCGGTAATGTTTATGAAGGTAAAGTACCCACCATTGAGCCTGAATTAAGCGGAGAATTTGCCGATATAATGAAATTGTCCGATAAATACATAAAAATGCAGGTAAGAACTAATGCCGATACTCCAAAAGATGCACGAGTAGCAAGAAGTTTCGGAGCACAAGGTATTGGATTAACCCGTACAGAACACATGTTTTTTGAAGTTGACAGGATCAAAGCCATGCGTGAAATGATTCTTGCTGATACTGTTAAGGCCAGAAAACAGGCACTGTCTCAACTTTTGCCAATGCAAAGAAGTGATTTTGAAGGTATTTTTGAAGCAATGGAAGGACTTCCTGTTACTATAAGATTATTAGATCCGCCATTGCATGAATTTGTACCTCATCAATTGGTAACCCAAAAAGAGTTGGCAGAAGATATGCATATTTCACTTGAAGCTGTAAAATCTAAAATTGCAGAGCTTGAAGAATTTAATCCAATGATGGGACACCGTGGTTGTAGATTAGGAAATACATATCCTGAAATTACCGAAATGCAAACCAGAGCGATCATAGAAGCTGCATTAGATGTTAAAGAAAAAGGTATTATTACTACTCCAGAGATAATGGTTCCTCTGGTAGGTACAGTTCACGAATTTACCGAACAGGAAAAAATAATACGTAATACTGCAAAACAGGTATTTAAAGAAAGAAATGATTCGGTTGACTTTCTGGTAGGTACTATGATAGAGATACCACGCGCTGCATTAGTAGCCGATAAAATAGCAGAACATGCCGAATTCTTCTCTTTCGGAACAAATGATCTTACCCAAACTACCTATGGATATTCAAGAGACGATTCAGGTAAATTCCTTCCTGTTTATATAGAGAAAGGAATTTTAAAAGAAGATCCGTTTGAAGTTCTGGATCAGGAAGGTGTGGGGCAACTTGTAAATATAGGTATAGAAAGAGGTAGAAAAACCAAACCGAAATTAAAAGTAGGTATTTGCGGCGAACACGGCGGCGAACCGAAATCGGTAGCTTTTTGCCATAATCAAAAAATGAATTATGTGAGTTGTTCTCCTTACAGGGTGCCTATTGCCCGTGTAGCAGCAGCTCAGGCAGCCGTTAGAGAGAGTCTTAATTAA
- a CDS encoding ABC-F family ATP-binding cassette domain-containing protein, with protein sequence MLNIHNLSVSFGGEFLFEEVSFRLNSGDRAGLIGKNGAGKSTMLKLLSKEMMPDTGVIAADKEVKIGFLKQDIDFVQGRTVLNEAYEAFEEIKSLEVQLEEINHSLATRTDYESEGYHQLMVDLNEVTHRYEILGGYNYQGDTEKVLQGLGFKREDFDKLTDTFSGGWRMRIELAKLLLQNNDVLLLDEPTNHLDIESIIWLEEFLRNYSGVVVIVSHDKMFLDNVTNRTIEISLGKIYDYNKPYSKYLELRAEMRELQLNAQKNQEKQIQQTEKLISKFKAKASKASMAQSLIKKLDKIERIEVDEEDNSVMNVRFPVSVQPGKVVLEMEDVSKTYGNHLVLDSINLLVERNSKIAFVGQNGQGKSTLAKIIVGEIEYKGNLKLGHNVQLGYFAQNQAEYLNGEKTVLNTMLDAANDSNRIKVRDMLGSFLFRGDDVEKKVRVLSGGERNRLALCKMLLQPFNVLIMDEPTNHLDIKSKNVLKKALQSFEGTLMLVSHDRDFLQGLTDKVYEFRSGKIKEYLGDINFYLEERKVESFREIEKKDKTGKEKLQNPENDNNNKQSYENQKKLKSLNNKLSKIESQIADLEQEISKIDVELATNYEKLTSQPDFFNKYNQKKKTLDNLMKDWELVHEELDALN encoded by the coding sequence ATGCTTAACATTCATAATTTGTCGGTATCATTTGGAGGAGAATTTTTATTTGAAGAAGTGTCTTTTAGATTAAATTCCGGAGACAGAGCAGGGCTTATAGGTAAAAACGGAGCGGGTAAATCCACCATGCTTAAATTACTGTCTAAAGAAATGATGCCAGATACCGGAGTAATAGCGGCAGATAAAGAGGTTAAAATAGGTTTTTTAAAGCAGGATATAGATTTCGTTCAGGGCAGGACAGTTCTAAATGAAGCGTACGAAGCATTTGAAGAAATAAAATCCCTTGAAGTACAATTGGAAGAAATAAACCATAGCCTTGCAACAAGAACCGATTATGAGAGTGAAGGGTATCATCAGCTTATGGTAGATTTAAATGAAGTGACCCACAGATATGAAATTCTCGGAGGGTATAATTACCAGGGCGATACGGAAAAAGTTCTTCAGGGCCTAGGTTTTAAAAGAGAAGATTTTGATAAACTGACCGATACCTTTTCCGGAGGTTGGAGAATGCGTATAGAGCTGGCAAAGCTATTGCTTCAAAATAATGATGTTTTATTACTGGATGAGCCTACCAACCATTTGGATATAGAATCAATTATATGGCTGGAGGAGTTTTTAAGGAATTACAGTGGGGTAGTAGTGATTGTTTCTCACGATAAAATGTTTTTAGACAATGTAACTAACCGCACTATTGAAATATCGTTAGGAAAAATATACGATTACAATAAACCTTATTCAAAATATCTTGAATTAAGGGCTGAAATGCGTGAACTGCAATTAAACGCTCAAAAAAATCAGGAAAAACAAATCCAACAAACTGAAAAGCTGATTTCAAAATTTAAGGCAAAAGCATCAAAGGCATCTATGGCCCAGTCTCTAATTAAAAAACTGGATAAAATAGAACGTATTGAAGTGGATGAAGAAGACAACTCTGTAATGAATGTAAGGTTTCCGGTGTCCGTTCAACCGGGAAAGGTAGTTCTTGAAATGGAAGATGTATCTAAAACTTATGGTAATCATTTAGTGCTTGACAGTATAAATTTATTAGTAGAAAGAAATAGTAAAATAGCCTTCGTTGGGCAAAATGGGCAAGGAAAAAGTACTTTGGCAAAAATTATTGTAGGAGAAATTGAATATAAAGGAAATTTAAAATTAGGACACAATGTTCAACTGGGATATTTTGCCCAAAACCAGGCAGAGTATCTTAATGGTGAAAAAACTGTTTTAAATACCATGCTCGATGCGGCAAATGATAGCAACCGTATTAAAGTTCGCGATATGCTGGGATCTTTCTTATTTAGAGGTGATGATGTAGAAAAAAAGGTCAGGGTTTTATCTGGAGGAGAAAGAAACAGGTTGGCATTATGTAAAATGTTACTGCAGCCGTTTAATGTCTTAATTATGGATGAACCCACCAATCACCTCGATATAAAATCCAAAAACGTCTTAAAAAAGGCACTACAAAGTTTTGAAGGAACACTGATGCTGGTTTCTCACGATAGAGATTTTCTGCAAGGTCTTACCGATAAAGTCTATGAATTCAGGTCAGGAAAAATAAAAGAATATCTTGGGGATATAAATTTCTATCTCGAAGAAAGAAAAGTTGAAAGTTTCAGGGAAATAGAAAAGAAAGATAAAACTGGAAAAGAAAAACTACAGAATCCAGAAAATGATAATAACAATAAGCAGTCTTACGAAAACCAGAAAAAACTTAAATCTTTAAACAATAAACTGAGTAAAATAGAATCTCAGATTGCCGATTTAGAACAGGAAATTTCCAAAATAGATGTAGAGCTGGCAACTAACTATGAAAAACTAACATCCCAACCTGATTTCTTTAATAAGTACAACCAAAAAAAGAAAACTTTAGATAACCTGATGAAAGATTGGGAACTTGTACATGAAGAATTGGATGCCCTTAACTAG
- a CDS encoding DUF983 domain-containing protein translates to MLKKGTKLYSIFTGTCPKCQEESMYVYKNPYNPAKTLKMNERCSHCNTKYKIEPSFFYGAMYVSYAVGTAFAVAAFIISYLFIGTTLKTAFISIVATLILFMPVIMRLSRNIWINFFFKYDPAAVKK, encoded by the coding sequence ATGTTAAAAAAAGGAACGAAACTATATAGCATTTTTACAGGAACTTGCCCAAAATGTCAGGAAGAGAGTATGTATGTTTATAAAAATCCATACAATCCTGCTAAAACTTTAAAAATGAATGAACGTTGTTCTCATTGCAATACAAAGTATAAAATTGAGCCTTCTTTTTTTTACGGGGCAATGTACGTTAGCTATGCGGTTGGTACAGCCTTTGCCGTGGCTGCATTTATAATTTCATATTTATTTATAGGAACTACCTTAAAAACTGCATTCATATCAATAGTTGCCACACTTATCTTATTTATGCCGGTTATTATGAGATTGTCCCGAAATATATGGATTAATTTCTTTTTTAAATATGATCCGGCAGCAGTAAAAAAATAA